From the Gossypium hirsutum isolate 1008001.06 chromosome A02, Gossypium_hirsutum_v2.1, whole genome shotgun sequence genome, the window AGGATACAAGGCCCCTTTAAATAGGTTAAGTTTAAAAGGCTAAAACGACTAAATATCCTTAAAGTAATTATAATTAGACTAGGAAAAGAGGTACGTCGAAAAAATTCTCCgatgaagaggataaaaaatcacgaacaaagaaaacttcactaagcagcaaacaaacataaaatacaagatggagaaaaataaaaacaaacccaAACCCCAAAAACAGAACCCTAACTCTCATAGAGTTATCTCAAAAGGGGTATAAAATTCTCTCTATAGATATAAAGAAAACTCTTACCAAAACTCATTTGTGACTACATCTTACCGCCCCCAAAAGAAAGGCCCTATAGTACTACATCTTTAATTGACTTATCGAAACAGGGATACAAGGCCCTTTAAATAAACTAAGTTTAAAGagctaaaatgactaaaatatcttTGAAGTAATCAGAGTTCAACTGAGAGAAGAAATCTTGTTTGACTGTCAAAATGTTGTATTACTTGAGGAATACATCGTGTCGTTGTGACGTCCCATGCATGCTCGTCACGACTTCACCCTCTCCGTCAATTGGAGAACTCGTTGCATTGTCATGATATCCCTCGTCGTGACGTCTCTCCTCGTCACGACGTTGGTGTCTTCCACGTCATGATGTCGTGCCTATTTCGCCTCTGTCTTTTTTAAGTGCCTGCAAACTGTTCGATAAATGTGAGGCACACCCCACaaatagtcttttttttttcaaattcagtttatttaagtttttataattaaagttaaaGGCTATTTGGAATGTGAACCCATATATTATAAGGCTAATgctaataatataaatagaaaaGATTTTCTTAGATCATGTCGTAAGGTATGATACCATTAAGAGAATGGTGACCATACACAACTTGCAAACTTTTTAATCTGAAACATTTAAGGCTTCAAAATGTAGTTAAGAAgacatttattattctaaaaaaatatttcttatattAACAAGATCATGTTAGTATAACATAAGAAAAATGTAAGATCGTACTAACATGTTGTTGAAAAAACGAGTTTGAAAAACACAATGGAAAATAAGTTTAAGGAAAAAgtcaaagttttaattttttttcaaaaaataaaaacttggttgtgatatctaaagtaataaacacttaatcaaaattgtactttTTCAATTCGTCTAGAATGAATGCTTCGACCAAGTAGTCTTTTTTGCTATCTCAAGCTCACGTTTGCCGAGTATGAGCTcacttcaaataaaaaaaaattcacaaaattacaagtggggtaatttcacaatttctctaaatagctaggttaaattataaataaaaaaatatctctaaaaatcttctaaaataatttcttcaaataattttctctctataacttTCTCTTGAAATCAAATGTGTGAAAAATAAGTATTCatggctctctttatatagggagagctTAGAAAGTTcaattatgattaaacttaatcactttaatattaaattaatataatacttatcaagataaatagtagattaaatttaataataaatctattaaattaatagaatatttatctataaaataaatattaaatttaatattaatataataattttaataatatattatcaagtattaaattaaatttattaaaataatattatttttgaaatatttaatccGAAATCAAATTATCCGATTGAGTCTCAGTGGGAGTGTAATTCTTCTACTGCTTAACTAGCGAAGAACCATTACTCACCACCGTAATGCTGCCATTTCCGCTGCTGACACCGTCGTGTCCAGTTGTGCCATCATAAGTATAACACCCTCACGGCACCCCAAGCTGGCTCAGTCCAGGCCAGTGACGGCTCGACCGGTCCAATCCAGCCACCGGTTGGACCGTCAACCCAGTTTTACATATATGGTTTGATTCAACCAATTTTTGAGTCTCAATCTCGGTTTTGGGTTCTCGGGCCCAATCttcgatctcaggtccaattttcaagttcaattacccattgggtcaattttctaacttgaaaattaatttccaaaaagtatcatatttattttaattaatttaattttagttgatcaaaattaattttcccacaAATCActaatattttccaaaattaatttttcaagaaaattctttaatcaaattctctagctGAAAAATTCTTACGACAacccaatttaattccacatcgaataaaccgacttaattaaattatttctaaagtcgtagaattttcttacTTATTCAAATGCAGtgcgatcgagcttttgttgagctagtggagggaccaaattggacatatacaattaggctcgagtAATTGTAATTATATCCAAAAGCATTGTtccaataatttacaatttacttaatcatggggtcaatccacaagaagtacTATGATTGAAtgctccttattgtatactctttacaaaagtaattcatccaactgctttgtccaatgatctcatcatgtgtgtgttaccctcatatgatatccttgattcctttgagttaaatctgctCACTCAATATAATTCCATTTTATCTCATTTTCACCACTgtgtctttttaatgattaatacgATCATTGCCAACAAATGAATGTGATAAATTGGTTGCTCAAGAACGAGTAACTCGTTGcgacgttccatatttatcaatccacacaatgtcaatgagaggatatcattaactctttaatcgagctatgaattccattattgctagtaaagccatgttatatacaagtcatgtacccaatatATCGGCTATGagctcgatcatctttaaagtataagcctccacttatatcaaagcacacgagttacatacgcatggttagtgactaacttaggatttagatAAATCAcgccatgaatgtcacaagtgaattagtTCATAAACAGATCcagaattaattcaacttgggtctcgtccaatgtatcattcttccaatgaatacatctatacCTCTACCTATGGAGTCAACTACTCCggtagccaagactagccatctcctcaATTTGAAttatagacgacataataatccttttaagtatttgaatcaaatgctcactttggtTCTTTTCCGGGATtacagactcgtttagattatctaccgAAGTAAGTTggctttctcgcaatgtaaatgttcttataGTGCCATTTaacatcagtttgaacttagacaatcaaatGAACTAATATTTGTCTGTCACAATTTctctatgcatgcaaaacatgaaaaacGGAAACACAAAAGACACAATAGTGAAATGTggaattaactttatttatttatcattcaaatgcatagaaaacaattacatgtttactgcAATATAggcatgtaacaccctaaaaatcATAGGATTAGAATTAATAAAACCATCAAGAAAGAAGCCCTAGTTTAGGTGGTAGAGAGCTTAATAAACTCCCTAAAGAGCTAACGTTCAAGTCCCCACTCTTTTcatttttcctcttttatttttcaacatttaTGAAACAAACACAATCTAGTACATATATTAAATGTGGTAAAAAATGACTAAGTATGGTCAACAGACCAAGTGGTAAGGTTTCCAATCCCTTATTGTGTCCAAGTTTGATTCACGTCAAAACCActcccttatttctttttctttttttcaatttggcaAAAAAAGGTCTTTTACCattcaactttttaaaattttgaaaccctaactatttaatcattttcctaATTACATGTGGATTTCTACTTCTTTTCAACCCTAATTAGAATTTATTTCTCTCTTCTTTAAatacatctttttcttttattcactcATTTTCTTTTCATAAAAATCTTCATATTCTTTTGcaggaaattttaatttgatcctgAGTTTGAAACCGAGTCCCATTCAATCTGTTCTTCGTATAAATTTAGAGTAACACTATCGACCTCGTTTCTAACATGCCAAGATCGATAAGCATTCTTGTTTCTAATTTCGTAGAACCTTAGAATATTTGAATAACACCATTCTTGATAATCTTTCAAACCGATTTTGAATCTTTTACAAGTTTTCCCGAAAATCTTGATAATTTCAATAAATCTTGAACATTGATATTAATTCTTGCGTATTTTTCAATTGAAAGTCCTATTGTAGGTGTCCTGAGCCAGACTTGGATGTGAGGATCATCATGCgaaaccctaaaattaaagggGTGTGTGTGTGTTCTTTTATGAAAAATTGAGTCAAAATCAAACCTAGCCCAGACCACACGGTTTACTGGACGGGTATGTGGACTATACGTCCTCATACAAGGTCATGTCACCCTTAAAACACTAGAATGTTCAACTTTCACACAGCCTGTCGCACGGTCGTGTTTCTCTTGtaggttgaatttttgaattacCACACAGCTGTGTACCCTTTCCACACAGCCCAAGGCTTCCCACACAGTCTAGTCaaacagccatgtgtcccctgtaacttAGAAACTACAGTTTTATTctagaattttatgttttgagcAGACTAGTCCTTAAATAggtttcaaactatttttagtgaattaaattatacaaatagGTCTCTGATGAGATGAGATATGCTAGAATTCATGATTGATCGATTTAATgtgatatttatttatatttatgaataattGCATGAATTATGAATAGTATATGTtacttttgtatatatatacttgtgaTCTTATGAATGACATGTCTATATTATTATTCATATTGAATACATGAAAAGCTTGAATTGCTACTAATTGGCCATAAGTTAGATTATTTAATATGCTTTAATGCATTACATGGGTTGGGTTGATATGAACGGAGGAAGATCAATCAATATATTTGCAAGAAAAATGACAAGTGCAGAGCATAACCATGCGACTGTTCTTATTTGCAAATTTCTGTGTATTCACAGTTAAATGGAAAATTCCATCTGTAGGTACTGTTGTGAATCTACAGCCAAAGGCCGATTCCAACGACGAGTTTATGTTGTAGAATCTATAGCCAAAAAGTTGGTTTTATCTGTAGAACTTTTATTGTGAACCCACAACCAAAAACAGATTCCAATTGCGATGACTTGTTGTGTGTCCACAACCAATATGACATTGTTATCTGTGAACCagtagtggtttatccacaatgtGGCACAAAAGTAAAGGAGTTCTAGGAAGAAATCCTACTGTGGTGTGTAACAGTGGGGTAGGAATTATTCTATTTAAAACCTGAAACTGTATGGCATCATTTAAATCATGTGCatacaaatctaaaaattatgttATGATACATATGCGTAAAACTATGTACATATGTCTATACATGCATGGAATATGATTATTGTGGCAATTCTgatgatttgattattttgaaaactattatttgatttctgatatATTAGTGATGGTTGCATTTGAAAACTGATATTATGAACTGAATTGCTATCTTGATTATTCTATGCAATGTTAACAAATGTGTCCTAATGAGTGTCGCATTGGTTTTGTTGTAAATGGATTCACACTCACTCCTCCTTTAATTTCATCATTACAGATAACCCACTAGGTTAGAATGTAGCCAAGGCATTCGGAAGGTCTTGGCACAATCCaacttattttcaatttattaagacatattattttgatttattttattatttgaggtttataatattttatttgaactGTGGCATGGGATTTAGGACTTAGGATGTTTTTATTATCGCATGAcatttaattgtgattttaattagaacattaaatttttactattaattGATGATGTATGAACCccgatttttattaaaaacttaagTAAAGACCGTCTTTTCCACTGCTAGAAGATAATTTAAACGTTAAGAAAATCATAATTGATATCATCCAAATTTCGAAGAGTATATGGAAGAATGAGATATAGATTATCTTAATGATGCAGATTCAAATGCAAATGATGATGAACTTGATTAAGGACCAACAGATGATGATAAGGAGAGTATGTTCAATATTAAAAAGAGAATATAACCCAATATATATGCACTAgattaattagataaaattgcgtatgatatttattttttcttatatttattactaatacaatacatatgatgatttgattttaaatttttttatagaaattattattatactaatatttttataatttttaaaattttttaaaatataaattatataactgTGTAATTACAGTTTGTACTACTAAACATGCACATgaaattacaatataattactCTATCAACCAAATACATTAAGggaattacaattttttataatgaCAAGATTGTAATTACACTTTCATTCAATTAATCTGTATTGTCTAAACAAAtcctattataattataaaatagtaataattatacttttatttaattagtgttgacgaaatttatgattaattttttaaattacctTTTTTAACATAATCTATTTATTCTTTTGGCATGCTAACATGTGCACTTGTCAACAAACTTGGAAGAAAATCCACGTTAATACTCGGCTTCTTCGTTTGAGGATACATATGCTTCTGTTCAACTTGTCTGACTGGTTTATTCCGCTGCCAAAAGTGGACTTTCTTAATTTCTTTATCTACTGGCATATATTTTGccttcatttttattaaaatttaaaattttttattttttaaaatttaaaatttaaaatttaagtctaattattaacactttaaatttttttggtgacattttcaaataattatgtaactaaaaaattaatgtcgtaatgaatctaaattaaacaaaataaattttaaaaattttaataatgaaactaaaatttgaaatctaaaaaggtagaaggactaaattcttaaaaataaaagtataaggactaaattttaaatctaaGAAGAATACATAAACTTATAATATATCTGAAccttatatttattaaaaataatttataagtaattaattaaatttaaataaattcaactcaaattaattaactaaaataaatatagaaaagAAATCATATATTTATGCTTGATGAAACTTAAATATGAActcttagttttcaaaatttcaaacatgCTATTAAGCCAAAAATTCATTTGCCATAATCATACTTTTCTAATttactaaatataaaaatatatttcagtttTCACGCATTTATTATAATGATATTGTTGTTTtgactaataaataaataatttattatttaatttctaaaaaatctTAGAAAAGGCAAGAAAATtctaaaagggaaagaaaaagacgTGTTGATCTTCCCAACTAATTGACCACGTATGAAAGGCATAGATGCTagtaaaattattattgaaacttttattaaaataataagtatacATTAAAGTGTAAGTTAATTCTTTCTTTTAacagtttcatttttttttatatttttaaaaattagtatgATTGATAGAATAATCTAACGATGACATGTAACATATTATATGTACTACGTAAttgatgaatttttaataaaataattaattatataattgactaatttatctaatttttaattataaaaaatacaatacaatTTAACTGTTAATACAAAATTCCATTATACTTTTACCCTCTATCCCTCGACATACTATATATACTTTGCACGCCAAGGGTGTAACcactcaaaatttttttgttgACTGAGTGGAAAGCTGAAAGCATGATCTTTAGCAATATGGTTTTGATACCAAAATGCAAAAGCAGAGTAATCTTATTTCTATGGTTATTAGGGATTATAGCTTTGTTAAATGGTTCGGCCGTTGAAGCTCGGATTCGTCGGTATAAATGGGAAGTGAAGTACGAATACAAGTCCCCTGATTGTTTAAAGAAACTGGTAATAACCATCAATGGCCGAACACCTGGTCCTACAATCACCGCACAGCAAAATGATACTATCATCGTTGAGCTCACCAACAGTTTGTTAACAGAGAATGTTGCAATTCACTGGCATGGAATTCGACAGATCGGAACACCCTGGTTCGATGGAACTGAAGGAGTGACTCAATGTCCGATTTTACCCGGAACCACTTTCAAGTATCAGTTTGTTGTCGACAGAGTAAGTTTGTGTTTCAAGTTTCAaggcttttttttctttcttctaattTGAGATTTATAAACtgaaattccaaaaaaatttGTATTGGATTTAGGCTGGAACATACTTGTATCATGCACATTATGGGATGCAAAGAGAAGCTGGGTTATATGGATCAATCATTGTTGGACTTCCTGATGGAAAATCCGAACCTTTTACCTACGATTATGATCGGAATATTATACTCAATGATTGGTACCATAAAAGCACTTATGAACAAGCTGCTGGCTTGTCTGCTATTCCCTTCCAATGGGTTGGAGAGCCTGAGTCACTTTTGATCCATGGAAGAGGAAAGTTCAACTGCTCTACTTTAATTACTCCAAGTTTAGACGCTGGTATTTGCAATGCTACAAATCCAGATTGTGAGCCTTTCAGATTAATAGCAGTCCCTGGAAAAACTTATCGATTGAGAATCTCTAGTTTAACTGCTCTATCAGCCCTCAGCTTCCAAATTGAGGTATTTCTTAAGACTGTAAAATGGGTTCAAATTTTGCCTGTTTTTAAATCTGGAAGCTAATTTGTTTCTGTTTCAGGGTCATAATATGACAGTGGTTGAAGCTGATGGGCATTACGTTGAGCCATTTGTAGTACAAAACTTGTTCCTTTACTCGGGAGAGACATATTCGGTCCTAGTAAAAGCCGACCAAGATCCCACAAGGAATTATTGGATAACATCCAATATTGTTGGTCGATCAGCACCCAAAACTCCTCCTGGTCTCGGCGTTTTCGTTTACTATCCAAATCATCCAAGGAGATCTCCTCCCACAACTCCTCCACCTCCTCCTCTATGGAATAACACTGACCCTCGATTAGCTCAGAGTCACGCCATTAAAGCTCGCCAAGGTTACATTCACACTCCACCTTCACGTTCAGACAGGGTCATTGTGTTCCTCAACACACAAAACACGATCAATGGGAATGTTCGGTGGTCGGTCAACAATGTCTCTTTCGCACTTCCTCATACACCTTACTTGATCGCACTCAAGGAAAATCTAACCCATGTGTTCGATCAAAACCCACCTCCCGATGGGTACGATTTCCAGAATTATGATATCCGTATAGTACAAGAGAACAAAAATGCTACTTCGAGCAATGGGGTTTACAGGTTGAACTTCAACTCAACTGTGGATATTATACTTCAAAATGCCAACTCCATGATTCTTAATACCAGTGAGACGCATCCTTGGCATTTACATGGACATGATTTCTGGGTATTGGGGTATGGGGAAGGGA encodes:
- the LOC107951678 gene encoding L-ascorbate oxidase; translated protein: MIFSNMVLIPKCKSRVILFLWLLGIIALLNGSAVEARIRRYKWEVKYEYKSPDCLKKLVITINGRTPGPTITAQQNDTIIVELTNSLLTENVAIHWHGIRQIGTPWFDGTEGVTQCPILPGTTFKYQFVVDRAGTYLYHAHYGMQREAGLYGSIIVGLPDGKSEPFTYDYDRNIILNDWYHKSTYEQAAGLSAIPFQWVGEPESLLIHGRGKFNCSTLITPSLDAGICNATNPDCEPFRLIAVPGKTYRLRISSLTALSALSFQIEGHNMTVVEADGHYVEPFVVQNLFLYSGETYSVLVKADQDPTRNYWITSNIVGRSAPKTPPGLGVFVYYPNHPRRSPPTTPPPPPLWNNTDPRLAQSHAIKARQGYIHTPPSRSDRVIVFLNTQNTINGNVRWSVNNVSFALPHTPYLIALKENLTHVFDQNPPPDGYDFQNYDIRIVQENKNATSSNGVYRLNFNSTVDIILQNANSMILNTSETHPWHLHGHDFWVLGYGEGKFDMFNDPMKYNLVNPIMKNTVPVHPYGWTALRFRADNPGAWAFHCHIESHFYMGMGVVFAEGIDKVGKLPSSIMGCGETQGLYRP